A genomic window from Sphingobacterium spiritivorum includes:
- a CDS encoding shikimate kinase, with product MNAPVFLIGYMGSGKTTIGKKLASKMNVPFIDLDEEIVKHIGMPIAQYFETHSEEAFRNLEREFLQKQEGVSGIISTGGGTPCFHDNMGWINERGISLYLKMTPKALWDRLSKSDVKKRPILLGLKGEELYQFIESKLEEREPFYNQAHIIFEKLDRDLNEIIQLIHTHNKENSPTI from the coding sequence ATGAATGCGCCTGTTTTTTTAATCGGTTATATGGGAAGCGGTAAAACAACTATCGGTAAAAAGCTTGCCAGTAAAATGAATGTACCGTTTATCGACCTTGACGAAGAGATAGTGAAACATATTGGTATGCCGATTGCTCAGTATTTTGAAACACACAGTGAAGAAGCTTTCCGAAATCTGGAACGTGAGTTTCTCCAAAAACAGGAAGGAGTTAGCGGTATCATTTCTACAGGCGGAGGAACACCCTGTTTCCATGATAATATGGGTTGGATCAATGAGAGAGGAATTTCTCTCTATCTGAAAATGACTCCGAAAGCACTCTGGGACAGATTATCCAAATCAGATGTAAAAAAAAGGCCGATTCTGCTCGGGCTAAAGGGGGAAGAGCTTTATCAGTTCATTGAATCTAAACTTGAAGAACGGGAGCCGTTTTATAATCAGGCTCATATTATCTTCGAAAAACTGGATCGTGATCTGAATGAAATCATTCAACTGATACATACACACAATAAAGAAAATAGTCCTACTATATGA
- a CDS encoding glycerophosphodiester phosphodiesterase family protein encodes MNKRILILLLGFILLTTVSSCIEMASSNKPSLTQGTVFKFKSVDDLYQFLTYDEKRYPLVSAHRGGPYPGYPENAIETFDYIASKQPSIIECDVRLTKDSALVLMHDDKLDRTTNGTGKVSDYTLAELKKLKLKDNNGKLTLYRIPTLEEALAWGIGKVIYTLDVKQETPYSLVINAIRKTRAEAYVIIITYNPNQADRIFSLAPDLMISASIRNSGDLLRLNDRDIPDNRLVAFVGTREADKGLVDLLHGHGIPIILGTMGNLDKQAKANGNQVYAEYVDRGADILSTDRPLEAGKSLKYYILKRGIKSPFIN; translated from the coding sequence ATGAATAAAAGAATACTGATACTTCTACTTGGATTTATCCTGCTGACAACTGTCAGCAGTTGCATAGAAATGGCTTCATCGAATAAGCCATCCCTGACTCAGGGTACCGTTTTTAAATTCAAATCCGTAGATGATTTATATCAGTTTCTGACTTATGATGAAAAAAGATATCCTCTTGTCAGTGCTCATCGTGGCGGACCATATCCGGGATATCCTGAAAATGCGATTGAAACCTTCGATTACATCGCCAGTAAACAACCTTCCATTATTGAATGCGATGTAAGACTGACTAAAGATTCTGCATTGGTACTCATGCATGATGACAAACTGGATCGTACGACCAACGGCACAGGTAAGGTGAGTGATTATACTCTTGCTGAATTAAAAAAACTCAAACTCAAAGACAACAACGGAAAGCTGACCTTATATCGCATTCCAACTTTAGAAGAAGCACTGGCCTGGGGAATAGGAAAGGTAATTTACACCCTGGATGTAAAACAGGAAACACCCTATAGTCTGGTTATTAATGCGATCCGTAAGACCAGAGCTGAAGCATATGTCATTATCATTACTTATAATCCGAATCAGGCAGACCGTATATTCAGTCTGGCACCTGACCTTATGATTTCAGCCTCTATACGCAACTCAGGAGATCTCTTACGGCTTAATGACCGGGATATACCAGACAACAGATTAGTAGCCTTTGTAGGAACCAGAGAAGCTGACAAAGGTCTTGTAGATCTCCTGCATGGTCATGGCATCCCCATTATCCTTGGCACTATGGGTAACCTCGATAAACAGGCAAAAGCAAATGGTAATCAGGTCTATGCAGAATACGTGGATAGAGGAGCAGACATATTAAGCACAGACAGACCATTAGAGGCGGGAAAATCCCTGAAATATTACATCTTGAAAAGAGGAATAAAATCTCCGTTTATCAATTAA
- a CDS encoding ATP-binding cassette domain-containing protein, with translation MSIVLRQITKTYHQQKALDEVSFDVSPNTIVGFLGPNGAGKSTTMKIMTGLIPADSGTVVINGLNLENAHREIKKLIGYLPENNPLYGEMYVREILAFEAGVHQIANKSQRIEEVMHLTGLESEQHKKVQQLSKGYRQRVGLAMAIIHDPQVLILDEPTTGLDPNQILEIRSLIKTLGKEKTVLFSTHIMQEVEAICDAVVILKKGKVMEDFALNESAAKYPGLTMEDIFVQITK, from the coding sequence ATGTCTATTGTACTCAGACAAATCACTAAAACGTACCACCAACAAAAGGCCTTGGACGAAGTTTCGTTCGATGTATCGCCCAATACTATAGTTGGTTTTCTGGGCCCTAACGGAGCAGGAAAGTCAACCACTATGAAAATCATGACTGGTCTGATCCCTGCAGATTCAGGCACTGTAGTCATCAATGGGCTTAATTTGGAAAATGCACACCGGGAAATCAAAAAATTGATTGGTTACCTTCCGGAGAATAACCCGCTGTATGGAGAAATGTACGTCCGGGAGATCCTTGCTTTTGAAGCAGGAGTACATCAGATCGCAAATAAATCCCAGCGCATAGAAGAGGTCATGCACCTTACCGGCCTGGAAAGCGAACAACATAAAAAGGTACAACAACTCTCCAAAGGTTACAGACAACGCGTGGGATTGGCAATGGCTATTATCCATGATCCTCAGGTGCTTATTCTGGACGAACCTACCACAGGATTAGATCCTAATCAGATTCTCGAAATCAGAAGTCTTATCAAAACACTTGGAAAAGAAAAAACCGTATTATTCTCTACCCATATCATGCAGGAAGTGGAAGCCATTTGTGATGCTGTCGTTATCCTTAAAAAAGGAAAAGTAATGGAAGATTTTGCATTAAACGAATCAGCCGCAAAATACCCTGGCTTAACAATGGAAGATATTTTTGTTCAAATAACTAAATAA
- a CDS encoding DUF3037 domain-containing protein: MKNVFEYAVVRLVPRVEREEFINVGVILYCKKMRYSGFLWQLNDDKCSVLCGDLDVAMIRQHLHSFEQICNGSSDGGKLAELDQAERFRWLTARRSTLIQCSPVHPGLTENPADTLQDLFEKLVI, from the coding sequence GTGAAGAACGTATTTGAATATGCTGTAGTGCGACTCGTACCGAGAGTGGAGAGAGAAGAGTTTATTAATGTCGGTGTGATATTGTATTGTAAGAAGATGCGCTATTCCGGATTTTTGTGGCAATTGAATGACGATAAATGCAGTGTATTGTGCGGAGATTTGGATGTTGCCATGATTCGTCAGCATTTGCATTCATTTGAACAGATCTGTAATGGTTCAAGCGATGGGGGTAAACTGGCTGAATTAGATCAGGCGGAACGTTTTCGTTGGCTGACCGCCCGACGAAGTACACTTATACAGTGCTCGCCTGTACATCCGGGCTTAACTGAGAATCCTGCGGATACACTTCAGGACCTTTTTGAAAAACTAGTAATCTGA
- a CDS encoding DUF1599 domain-containing protein, whose product MDTIQEYNSVIEHCQNLFIRKTKDYGTAWRIMRLSSITDQIYIKAQRIRTLEVKQVSKVGEGIAEEYIGIINYCVIAMLQIELGEDGEENLDPTFVNQKYNEKVEQTRDLMLAKNHDYGEAWRDMRISSLTDLILMKIHRVKQIEDNGGQTIVSEGINANYQDMLNYAVFALIKMGLATQK is encoded by the coding sequence ATGGATACGATTCAAGAATATAACAGTGTTATCGAGCATTGTCAAAACCTTTTTATCAGGAAAACAAAAGATTATGGTACAGCATGGCGCATCATGCGGCTATCATCTATTACAGACCAAATTTATATTAAGGCTCAACGAATCCGCACATTGGAGGTAAAACAAGTCTCCAAAGTCGGAGAAGGTATTGCCGAGGAGTATATCGGTATTATTAATTACTGCGTTATCGCCATGCTGCAGATCGAACTGGGAGAAGATGGAGAGGAAAATCTGGATCCGACATTTGTAAATCAAAAATATAACGAAAAAGTAGAACAAACCCGTGATCTGATGCTGGCCAAAAATCACGACTATGGAGAAGCCTGGCGCGATATGCGGATCTCGTCACTGACTGATCTTATTCTGATGAAAATACACCGTGTCAAACAGATCGAAGACAACGGCGGACAAACCATCGTTTCGGAAGGAATCAATGCCAACTATCAAGATATGTTAAACTATGCCGTATTCGCCTTAATCAAAATGGGTTTGGCAACACAAAAATAA
- the gldG gene encoding gliding motility-associated ABC transporter substrate-binding protein GldG, which yields MLSIYKKEVSSYFNALIGYLAIGLFLLITGLLFWVFPETSILDNGYATLEGFFSLTPYLFIFLIPAVTMRSIAGEKADGTYDLLLSRPVTVKQIVLGKFLGGITITTLAILPTIIYAISVYFLANPTGNIDIGATVGSYIGLILLGIGFVAIGLFCSSLSKNAIVSFLLAVFCSFIAFYGFDAVSQLSALNSYETFVKNIGFQEHYLAISRGVLTVSDFLYFISVPLFFLVLTVGHLRRRFNPRKKTFTYYGATIAIVILLNSGLMNSWFDRIDFTADKRFTLTDTSKNIVQKLDKDIYITIFLDGELPSGFDRLKKAAIDMASDLRSYSNGRIKFNILNPLTGTPAEQQEFTQALVGRGLYPTNLSVKSESGFNQKMIFPGAIISTEDREIALNLLQNRSSASPEQILNNSIQNLEYAFISAITKVTKKDFPYIGFTEGHGEATDLHLYDAMHSLMNGNEVGRILLDSLDYEGLKKLDIMVIAKPVKAFSESDKYKIDYFIRNGGNVIWAIDQIDASLDQLRATGEQPIIGRQLNLDDQLFLYGLRFNYNLIADMNCGQIPISVGNVGGQSQIELAPWLFYPILMPVSTNPIVKNLDGIRTEFTGTIDTIEAKGIKKEIILQSSPFTRILSTPATISLQMVEEQPDPARFKSNPATVAVLLQGKFPYIFENRPAPAGIQNPADLSSVSKPAKMLAIADGDWLINQVNTSDQSPFPLGWDRYTNQQFANKTFLENAVDYLLNDTSLISLRNREIKLRMLDQALVRKDKLQWQFINVVLPVVILFLAGLLQQLLRKRKYTKKAAPSI from the coding sequence TTGCTTAGTATTTATAAAAAAGAGGTATCCTCGTATTTCAATGCACTTATCGGGTATCTTGCTATAGGCCTATTTCTCCTGATTACCGGTTTATTATTTTGGGTATTCCCGGAAACCAGCATTCTTGACAATGGCTATGCTACCCTGGAAGGTTTTTTTTCGCTTACACCTTACCTCTTTATATTTCTTATACCTGCCGTTACAATGCGGTCTATTGCCGGAGAAAAAGCGGATGGCACATATGACCTTCTTCTAAGTCGTCCGGTTACAGTAAAACAGATTGTTCTGGGTAAGTTTTTAGGTGGTATTACCATCACCACATTAGCAATTTTACCAACTATTATCTATGCTATTTCCGTTTACTTTTTAGCAAACCCTACTGGCAATATAGATATCGGTGCGACTGTTGGTTCATATATCGGATTAATACTATTAGGGATTGGATTTGTTGCTATAGGACTCTTTTGTTCCTCCCTTTCAAAAAATGCAATTGTTTCTTTTTTACTGGCTGTCTTTTGTAGTTTCATAGCGTTTTATGGTTTTGATGCCGTCAGCCAGTTAAGTGCCCTTAATTCTTATGAGACGTTTGTCAAAAACATCGGATTTCAGGAACATTATCTGGCTATCAGCCGCGGTGTACTTACAGTATCTGATTTTCTCTATTTTATTTCTGTACCCCTGTTCTTTTTAGTATTGACTGTAGGACATCTCCGTCGTCGATTCAATCCCAGAAAGAAGACCTTTACCTATTATGGAGCTACCATAGCTATTGTCATTCTTCTCAATTCAGGGCTTATGAATTCATGGTTTGACCGTATTGATTTCACAGCAGACAAGCGGTTTACCCTGACTGATACATCCAAAAACATTGTTCAGAAATTAGATAAAGACATATATATTACCATCTTTCTTGATGGAGAATTACCCAGTGGATTTGACCGTCTTAAAAAAGCAGCTATTGATATGGCATCAGACTTACGCTCTTATTCCAATGGCAGGATTAAATTCAATATATTAAATCCATTGACAGGTACACCTGCGGAACAACAGGAATTTACGCAGGCATTGGTCGGAAGAGGATTATACCCCACCAATCTCAGTGTAAAATCTGAATCCGGATTCAATCAAAAAATGATTTTCCCCGGTGCCATTATCTCTACTGAGGACCGGGAAATTGCTCTCAATCTCCTGCAGAACAGAAGCAGTGCAAGTCCGGAACAGATCCTGAATAATTCTATTCAAAATCTGGAATATGCCTTTATATCCGCTATTACTAAAGTTACAAAGAAGGATTTTCCATACATAGGATTTACAGAAGGACATGGGGAAGCTACAGACCTGCACTTGTATGATGCCATGCATTCGCTTATGAACGGGAATGAGGTTGGACGTATCCTTCTGGACTCCCTCGATTATGAAGGTCTGAAAAAGCTGGATATCATGGTCATTGCCAAACCGGTTAAAGCATTTTCAGAAAGTGACAAATACAAGATAGATTATTTTATAAGAAATGGTGGAAATGTCATATGGGCAATCGATCAGATAGATGCAAGTCTGGATCAACTTAGAGCAACAGGAGAACAGCCCATAATAGGACGACAACTCAATCTGGACGATCAGCTCTTCCTGTATGGCCTACGTTTTAATTATAACCTGATAGCAGATATGAACTGCGGACAGATTCCAATCAGTGTAGGCAATGTTGGCGGACAATCTCAAATAGAGCTCGCTCCCTGGTTATTTTATCCTATTCTTATGCCAGTATCCACGAATCCTATTGTTAAAAACCTGGACGGAATACGTACCGAATTCACAGGAACTATAGATACTATTGAAGCAAAAGGCATTAAAAAAGAGATCATACTCCAATCCTCTCCCTTTACACGTATACTCAGCACCCCGGCCACAATATCATTGCAAATGGTAGAAGAACAGCCAGATCCTGCACGCTTCAAAAGCAATCCGGCTACCGTAGCCGTGTTGCTACAGGGGAAATTTCCTTATATTTTTGAAAATCGCCCGGCTCCGGCAGGAATTCAAAATCCTGCAGACTTGTCTTCGGTATCTAAGCCCGCAAAAATGCTGGCTATTGCAGATGGAGACTGGCTGATCAATCAGGTCAATACATCCGATCAATCTCCTTTTCCATTGGGATGGGATCGCTATACCAATCAGCAGTTTGCAAATAAAACATTCCTGGAGAACGCTGTGGACTATTTATTAAATGATACTTCTCTGATATCACTCCGAAACAGAGAAATCAAACTGCGTATGCTCGATCAGGCGCTTGTTCGGAAAGATAAGCTGCAGTGGCAGTTTATAAATGTAGTATTACCCGTTGTTATTCTGTTTTTGGCAGGATTGCTGCAACAGCTGTTGCGAAAAAGAAAGTATACAAAAAAAGCCGCCCCTAGTATTTAG
- a CDS encoding serine O-acetyltransferase yields MSADKNMESFYDHLYAKQLEVQDMPSNKRIAQWAMNLLHLLFPERNSNSYQSVEEIRVAFQQSENELFDLLIRTKACSQCDNQEISRVFFTCLPGLYEIMLTDARSIVAGDPAAKSIREVIRTYPGFMAISVFRLANQLHKQGVPLIPRILTEYAHSKTGIDIHPGATIGQYLYIDHGTGLVIGETSVIGDHVKLYQGVTLGALSVEKNMANLKRHPTIEDHVIIYSGATILGGETVIGHHSIIGGNVWLTSSIDPYTTVYHQANSKFVDAKPLT; encoded by the coding sequence ATGTCTGCTGATAAAAATATGGAAAGCTTCTATGACCATTTGTATGCAAAGCAACTGGAAGTACAGGATATGCCTTCTAATAAACGAATAGCCCAATGGGCCATGAATCTTTTGCATCTGCTTTTTCCGGAGCGGAACTCCAATAGTTACCAGTCTGTAGAAGAGATCAGAGTTGCTTTTCAGCAATCCGAAAACGAGCTTTTTGACCTTTTGATCCGAACAAAGGCTTGTTCGCAATGTGATAATCAGGAGATTTCACGTGTGTTTTTTACCTGTTTGCCCGGGCTCTATGAAATTATGCTGACCGATGCACGATCTATAGTAGCCGGAGATCCTGCGGCGAAGAGTATTCGTGAGGTGATACGTACATACCCCGGATTTATGGCGATCAGTGTATTCCGGTTAGCCAACCAGCTTCATAAGCAAGGGGTGCCTCTGATCCCACGGATTCTTACGGAGTATGCACATTCCAAGACTGGGATAGATATTCATCCGGGTGCAACGATCGGACAGTATCTGTATATCGATCATGGTACGGGATTGGTAATCGGTGAGACCAGTGTGATAGGAGATCATGTCAAACTGTATCAAGGCGTTACTCTGGGCGCTTTAAGTGTGGAAAAAAATATGGCTAATCTGAAACGTCATCCGACCATAGAAGATCATGTGATCATATATTCCGGAGCAACGATTCTGGGTGGTGAGACCGTTATCGGGCATCATTCCATCATCGGAGGCAATGTGTGGCTGACTTCCAGTATAGATCCATACACTACCGTCTACCATCAGGCTAATTCTAAATTTGTTGACGCTAAACCACTTACATAA
- a CDS encoding BT_3928 family protein, with protein MQSTYIQPAKQKTNYLLGFSRIITGLLFIFSGLIKANDPTGFGYKLEEYFHVFNMNFLNDYSTYLAILICGLEIIFGALLLLGFHGRKVAWGLLILIIFFTFLTFYSAFFEVVTSCGCFGDAIPLTPWESFSKDLVLLALILIIFIYRKQIKPIIADPFTSNLLTTAIVVISMGIGIYTTHYLPFIDFLPYKKGNNIPSLMVLPEGKEGDVYETIYTMKNVKTGETKEVTDKVYMSEKIWEDSDWEIVGDPKSKLIKKGYAIPIPDLMITDVDGNDKTQEIISNPYYNFVVVSKDLTKMGKGELEALGKINQTVKQIAEDYNLRAVLLTASSSTDADYLSEHMDLIFEIFYADQVPLKSMVRSNPGVLLLQNGTVINKWSHNNFPSVEKLEKKYFKEDK; from the coding sequence ATGCAAAGTACTTACATTCAACCTGCCAAACAAAAGACAAACTATCTGTTAGGATTTTCAAGAATCATCACCGGACTGCTTTTTATCTTTTCAGGTCTGATAAAAGCCAATGACCCCACCGGATTCGGATATAAACTGGAAGAATATTTTCATGTGTTCAACATGAATTTCCTTAACGATTACAGCACCTATCTGGCTATCCTGATCTGCGGATTGGAAATTATTTTCGGTGCACTGTTATTATTAGGTTTCCATGGCCGCAAGGTTGCCTGGGGATTACTGATTCTTATTATTTTCTTCACATTCCTCACCTTCTATTCTGCCTTTTTTGAGGTAGTGACATCCTGCGGATGTTTTGGAGATGCTATTCCTTTGACGCCCTGGGAGTCCTTTTCCAAAGACCTCGTTTTACTGGCACTGATTCTGATCATCTTTATCTACCGCAAACAGATAAAACCTATTATTGCGGATCCTTTCACCAGTAACCTGCTGACAACAGCCATAGTCGTCATTTCCATGGGTATAGGTATATACACGACACATTACCTCCCATTTATTGATTTTCTTCCTTACAAAAAAGGCAATAATATCCCTTCCCTGATGGTCTTACCTGAAGGTAAAGAAGGAGATGTATACGAGACCATCTATACGATGAAAAATGTAAAAACCGGCGAGACAAAGGAAGTTACAGACAAAGTGTACATGTCCGAAAAAATATGGGAGGACAGTGATTGGGAAATTGTGGGAGATCCTAAAAGCAAACTTATCAAAAAAGGATACGCTATCCCGATCCCGGATCTGATGATTACAGATGTAGACGGAAATGATAAAACACAGGAAATTATCAGCAATCCGTACTACAACTTTGTGGTTGTCAGTAAAGATCTGACTAAAATGGGGAAAGGCGAACTGGAAGCATTGGGTAAGATCAATCAGACCGTCAAACAAATTGCAGAGGACTATAATCTTAGAGCCGTTTTGCTGACAGCGAGTTCTTCGACAGACGCTGATTACCTGAGTGAACATATGGATCTGATATTTGAGATTTTTTATGCCGATCAGGTTCCGCTTAAAAGCATGGTAAGATCTAATCCGGGAGTACTCCTTTTACAAAATGGGACAGTGATCAACAAATGGTCGCACAATAACTTTCCTTCAGTCGAAAAGTTAGAAAAAAAATATTTTAAGGAAGATAAATAA
- the cysM gene encoding cysteine synthase CysM, with protein sequence MGNIIDTIGNTPLVEITKFHNNPKVKIYAKMEGNNPAGSVKDRAALNMIRSALERGEITKESKLIEATSGNTGIALAMIAGMYGLSLELVMPSTSTRERTLTMEAFGAKVTLLESMEICRDYAEDKAASGEYFILNQFANPDNYKAHIKTTGPEIWRDTEGKITHFVSAMGTTGTIMGNSMFLKEKNVDIQIVGCQPTEESSIPGIRRWPQEYLPKIFDASRVDRVIDISQAESTQMSRELVKREGIFAGMSTGGAFAAALKVANELEEGVIVFIACDRGDRYLSSDLFG encoded by the coding sequence ATGGGAAATATAATAGATACCATAGGAAATACACCGTTAGTCGAGATTACCAAGTTTCATAACAATCCAAAGGTGAAAATCTATGCTAAAATGGAAGGAAATAATCCGGCCGGATCTGTGAAAGACAGGGCTGCGCTGAATATGATCCGCTCGGCTTTGGAACGGGGTGAGATTACGAAGGAATCCAAGCTTATAGAAGCAACAAGTGGTAATACTGGTATTGCATTGGCTATGATTGCAGGTATGTATGGCTTAAGTCTGGAATTGGTGATGCCGAGTACTTCTACTCGTGAACGAACACTCACAATGGAAGCTTTTGGAGCTAAAGTGACACTTCTGGAATCTATGGAGATTTGCAGGGATTATGCGGAGGATAAAGCGGCTTCAGGTGAATATTTTATTCTTAATCAATTTGCGAATCCGGATAATTATAAAGCACATATCAAGACAACCGGACCTGAGATCTGGCGAGATACAGAAGGAAAGATTACCCATTTTGTGAGTGCGATGGGAACGACGGGCACTATTATGGGAAACTCAATGTTTCTGAAAGAGAAAAATGTGGATATCCAGATTGTCGGTTGTCAGCCTACGGAGGAATCTTCTATTCCCGGTATTCGCAGATGGCCTCAGGAGTATCTGCCTAAAATATTTGATGCTTCCCGTGTGGACAGGGTCATTGATATTTCACAGGCTGAATCTACACAGATGTCCCGTGAACTCGTGAAAAGGGAAGGTATATTTGCGGGAATGAGTACAGGAGGTGCTTTTGCTGCAGCACTCAAGGTTGCAAATGAACTTGAGGAAGGTGTAATTGTATTTATTGCCTGTGATCGCGGAGACCGGTATCTGAGCTCTGACTTGTTCGGATAA
- a CDS encoding HipA family kinase: MNIKELDIREVNIIRYVQPFREGGSLPALVDADDGFSYVIKFRGAGQGRKALIAELIGGELARVLGLRVPEIVFAELDDSFGRTEPDEEIQDLLKFSVGKNLGLHFLNGAITFDANVDHIGAEEASKIVWLDALLMNVDRTVKNTNMLIWHKELWLIDHGASLYFHHSWDNWEEQSVKPFVQIKDHVLLQYATEVKKTDEIYKPLFTEEIIRKVLSVVPDEWLEDEVRELSAEDARSVYIQFLCNRLVHSGLFVNQIIEAREERI; this comes from the coding sequence ATGAATATTAAAGAATTGGATATCCGTGAAGTGAATATTATCCGGTATGTGCAACCTTTTCGGGAAGGTGGATCTCTACCGGCTCTTGTAGATGCAGATGACGGATTTAGTTATGTTATCAAGTTCAGAGGTGCGGGGCAGGGGCGTAAGGCTCTGATTGCCGAATTGATAGGGGGTGAACTGGCAAGGGTACTGGGGCTTCGGGTTCCTGAAATTGTCTTTGCCGAGCTGGATGATTCTTTTGGACGTACAGAGCCTGATGAAGAGATTCAGGATCTGCTTAAATTCAGTGTCGGTAAGAATCTAGGTTTACATTTTCTGAACGGAGCTATTACTTTTGATGCGAATGTGGATCATATTGGTGCTGAAGAAGCCTCAAAAATCGTTTGGCTTGATGCGTTGCTGATGAATGTAGACCGTACAGTAAAAAATACGAATATGTTGATCTGGCACAAAGAGTTGTGGCTGATTGATCATGGTGCCTCCCTGTATTTTCATCATAGCTGGGACAATTGGGAGGAGCAGTCCGTCAAACCTTTTGTGCAGATTAAAGATCATGTATTGCTACAATATGCCACAGAGGTAAAGAAGACAGATGAGATCTACAAACCTCTGTTTACAGAGGAAATCATCCGGAAAGTGTTATCAGTTGTACCGGATGAATGGCTGGAAGATGAAGTAAGAGAATTGAGTGCGGAGGATGCCCGATCAGTCTACATTCAGTTTTTATGTAACAGACTGGTGCATTCGGGATTGTTTGTTAATCAAATTATAGAAGCACGTGAAGAACGTATTTGA